The window CACTAGTGCAAAAAGGGAGAGAGGAAGAGCCACTTTAATTTGTCTGCAGGCCTGAACGGGTTAAACACAGAAATTGTCATTTTCCAGATGTTTGAGGAACTTTCCTCTTTCAGATATGGCAGATGACGCTCTGTTTGGATTCCTCCACATGGAGATTGTTGCTCACGTGTACAAAGAACAGGCGACTCGGGAGGACATTGACAAGGTACCGTCTTCAATTGTCcagatatatttgtatatttttccatgcattaattatgttttatcatagctttttttctccctctccttTCCATGTACATCATGCTCTGATGTGTTTTCTTAAGGAGAGAGTGACGTGTGTCTCTACTCTAGAGTTGATGGGCTTCAGAGTTGGACAAGGACTGATTGAAaggtattcatatttatttacagatttcatacattttttttgtaagtatCCAGAGTTTCTAAACCTAACCGATGGCCCGATTTTGCATATGCTTTTGAGAAGGTTTACAAAAGACTGCCCCACTTTCAAAGATGACTTGGACATAATGAAGTTCCTGTGTAAAGACCTCTGGAGCACCATCTTCAAAAAACAAATCGACAACTTGAGGACGAACCATCAGGTGTGACTCTGAAAGTTCAGTTTTGTGTTTAATCAGCGGCAGTGCACTTGCAGAATTCAGCGTTATTGTCAGTTCTTCTCTCTGGCTTTGCTCTAGGGCACGTATGTTTTACAGGATAATAAATTTGCACTACTGACTCAGTTTTCCAGTGGAAAGCAATACATTGAAGAGGCCCCTAAAGTAAGAGTGATATTTaagttcatttatattatattattttctgagATTTCTTTTACCCATATTGTTTTATACCATGAGAA is drawn from Carassius auratus strain Wakin chromosome 40, ASM336829v1, whole genome shotgun sequence and contains these coding sequences:
- the LOC113058323 gene encoding trafficking protein particle complex subunit 6B isoform X1, yielding MADDALFGFLHMEIVAHVYKEQATREDIDKERVTCVSTLELMGFRVGQGLIERFTKDCPTFKDDLDIMKFLCKDLWSTIFKKQIDNLRTNHQGTYVLQDNKFALLTQFSSGKQYIEEAPKYLAFSCGLIRGALSNLGLESVVTAELSLMPSCKFQVVVQKL
- the LOC113058323 gene encoding trafficking protein particle complex subunit 6B isoform X2 translates to MADDALFGFLHMEIVAHVYKEQATREDIDKRVTCVSTLELMGFRVGQGLIERFTKDCPTFKDDLDIMKFLCKDLWSTIFKKQIDNLRTNHQGTYVLQDNKFALLTQFSSGKQYIEEAPKYLAFSCGLIRGALSNLGLESVVTAELSLMPSCKFQVVVQKL